Proteins encoded together in one Colius striatus isolate bColStr4 chromosome 3, bColStr4.1.hap1, whole genome shotgun sequence window:
- the FOXI3 gene encoding forkhead box protein I3 — protein sequence MSAGELQQAQPRASAPAAAPAPPQPRSAQEAPDMAVYCSENFSVYPQPSLHPPGAAAAAAAAAAAAAAAAASSGQRAGGYALGDYGAPANAGYLWGMNSPAPYLQGPPGSAAAAAAPFLPPASYGCSRGGQLVGSPSAPGSPSAGGAELSWLSLASQEELLKLVRPPYSYSALIAMAIQSAPERKLTLSHIYQYVAENFPFYKRSKAGWQNSIRHNLSLNDCFRKVPRDEDDPGKGNYWTLDPNCEKMFDNGNFRRKRKRRSEPNAPASAAAASSLGGLKAEEERPIPATGKPCGNSPPPELDPSPSARDHPKSSSPSGIISSTPSCLSTFFSGMSSLSSGGSRLTGGLGSDLHHRNFSAGQLSSGTFTPSSSSSQEVPSPDQLQRVAGPSPAYYSSFHPSSSSQGAQYNHYYNFTVNSLIYTRDGTEV from the exons ATGAGCGCCGGTGAGTTGCAGCAGGCGCAGCCCAGAGCCTCGGCGCCGGCGGCCGCCCCTGcgcccccgcagccccgcagcgCCCAGGAAGCCCCCGACATGGCGGTGTACTGCAGCGAGAACTTCAGCGTCtacccccagcccagcctccacccgcccggcgccgccgccgccgccgccgcggccgccgccgccgccgccgccgccgcagcctCCTCGGGGCAGCGGGCGGGCGGGTACGCGCTGGGGGACTACGGGGCGCCCGCCAACGCCGGGTACCTGTGGGGCATGAACAGCCCGGCGCCCTACCTGCAGGGCCCGCcgggctccgccgccgccgccgccgcccccttCCTGCCGCCGGCCTCGTACGGCTGCTCGCGGGGCGGCCAGCTGGTGGGCTCGCCCTCGGCGCCCGGGTCGCCGTCGGCGGGCGGCGCAGAGCTGAGCTGGCTGAGCCTGGCCAgccaggaggagctgctgaagCTGGTGCGGCCGCCTTACTCCTACTCGGCGCTGATCGCCATGGCCATCCAGAGCGCCCCCGAGAGGAAGCTCACCCTCAGCCACATCTACCAGTACGTGGCCGAGAACTTCCCCTTCTACAAGCGCAGCAAGGCGGGATGGCAGAACAGCATCCGCCACAACCTCAGCCTCAACGACTGCTTCCGCAAGGTGCCCCGCGACGAGGACGACCCCG ggAAGGGCAACTACTGGACCTTAGATCCCAACTGCGAGAAGATGTTTGACAATGGGAACTTCCGTCGCAAGCGCAAGCGGCGCTCTGAGCCCAACGCCCCCGCCAGCGCGGCCGCAGCCTCCTCTCTGGGGGGCCTGAAGGCTGAGGAAGAGCGACCCATCCCAGCCACAGGCAAACCGTGTGGAAACAGCCCACCTCCAGAGCTGGACCCCTCGCCTTCTGCCCGGGACCATCCAAAAAGCTCCTCTCCCTCCGGTATCATTTCATCCACCCCTAGCTGCCTCAGCACCTTCTTCAGCGGCATGAGCTCGCTGAGCAGCGGAGGCAGCCGGCTGACAGGTGGGCTCGGCAGTGACCTGCATCACAGGAACTTCTCTGCTGGACAGCTGAGCAGCGGCACTTTCACCCcttccagcagctcttctcaggaGGTGCCTTCACCAGACCAGCTGCAGCGGGTTGCGGGACCTTCCCCTGCTTACTACAGCTCCTtccatcccagcagcagcagccagggagccCAGTACAACCACTACTACAACTTCACAGTTAACAGCCTCATCTACACCCGGGATGGAACGGAGGTGTAG